The DNA sequence TCCAGTTCTCCGGCTGAAAGGAATGTCAGGTCGCATCCGATTTCGTGAAGCCGCTTCGGTTTGGGCTGGTCGTCATCTGCAAACATCGCGCTTACCTCATTGCTGATTCATTGTCGCTTGGCTTTCGGCTGAGGTGCCAACAGGCATTGCCATCACCATAACCTGAGCCCGCGGCACCGTGCAATTGACAGGGCGGTGTTGTAGGTTGCGGCAAAAGACTTAGCAGGAGAATGAATCAATGCGTGCAATAGAAATCCGTCAACCCGGTGGTCCCGATGTGCTGACCCTGACCGAGCGAGAAATGCCGGTTCCAGGCGAGACAGAACTGTTGGTCAAGGTCATGGCTGCAGGCGTCAATCGGCCTGATTGCCTGCAGCGCCAGGGCGCCTATCCGCCACCGCCGGGCGCCTCTGACATACCCGGTCTCGAGATTGCCGGTGAAGTTGCGGCTGTCGGCGCGGCTGTGACGCAGTTCAAGCCGGGAGATCATGTTTGCGGGCTGGTGCCGGGCGGCGGCTATGCCGAGTATTGCACCGTTGACGAAACAAATGCGTTGCCGGCGCCCAATAGTCTGACAATGACCGAGGCGGCAGCGATCCCCGAGACATTCTTTACGGTCTGGCACAATGTGTTTCAGCGCGGCGGTCTCAAGAAGGGCGAGACATTTCTGGTCCATGGCGGAACTTCCGGCATCGGAACAACCGCCATACAGCTTGCCAAGGCGTTCGGCGCCCGTGTTCTGGCAACAGCCGGATCCGAAGCGAAGTGTGCAGCGATGCTGGATCTTGGCGCCGATCTTGCCATCAACTACCGTGAGACCGATTTTGTCGATGCTGTGAAGCAAGCGACTGACGGCAAGGGCGCAAATCTGATTCTGGACATGGTCGGAGGCGATTACATCAACCGCAATTATAAGGCTGCGGCGATCGAGGGCAGGATTGTCCAGATCGCGTTCCTGAATGGCCGCAAGGCGGAAGCCGATTTCTCGCTTCTGATGATGAAGCGGCTGACCCATACCGGATCAACGCTCCGAGCCCGCGATATCGGATTCAAGGCGACAATTGCCGCAGAACTGCGCCAACATGTCTGGCCGTTGTTGAGCGAGCGAAAGGTGCTGCCAGTGATGGATTCGATATTCCCGCTTGATCAGGCATCAGCAGCGCACCAGCGCATGGAAGATGGCGATCACATCGGCAAGATCGCACTCGACATAGGCTGACTGCTATCGCTTATTTTCGCTACGAGCATCCGTCCTGATCAGGACGGATGCTCTAGTCTTCGGATGCCGAGGCGCGTGGATCAAGATTGATTGATTCGGGTGTTGCGGACCGGCCAGATGGTGTCGCGGCAAAACTGTCGCGATCCTCGACGGGAACCGGGGCGCGCATGCGCGATCGGTACAGGGCATATCCTGCAACCGCGATGTGGGCCGCTGCGGTGACTGCGAACAACAGATAGGGATCGTAGGCCATGACCACGCCGGCGAGCAGCGGACCAACAATGGTGCCGACGCCGTACAACAGCAGCAAGCCGCCGGAAACGGTGACGAACTGGTCGCTTGCGGCATAGTCATTGGCATGGGCAACAATGATCGAATAGAGCGTGTAGGACATCGCGCCATAAAGCGCGATCAATCCGAACAACACAGCGATACTGGATGGCTTTACCACCGTGATGGCAAGACCTGCGGCCCCGGCAATGGCAGCCAGTCCTGCAAGCACATAGCGGCGGTCCATACGGTCAGACATGCGACCGGCCGGTATCTGCATGACCGCGCCCGAAAAGATGGTGATCGACATCATGGTGGCGACGATGATGGTGGTCAGGCCGACATTGGCGCCAAAAACCGGTGCCAGCGTGCCGAATGCGCCATTGGCAACGCCGATCATCAGCATGGCGACGAAGGAAACTGGCGAATTGCGGAAAATCAGCGGGAGGTCAAGCTTGACCTCCTTGAGCGGCGCGGGGCTTGAAGCGGTCGATACCGCCGTGGGCAGCAGCGCCAGGCAATACAGAACGCCGGCAATCATGAAGAAGGTGGATTGCGAGACATCACCCAGTGCAATGCTCATCTGTCCCACGACAATGGCGACATAGTTGACCGTCATATAGAGCGAGAAGATCATGCCGCGGGTTTCATTGGTGGCGCGCTCGTTCAACCAGCTCTCGATGATCATGAATGAGGCGGCAAGCGAGAAACCGGTGACCACGCGCAGCAGGATCCAGCTTACGGGATCGACCAGCAAACCGGTCAGCAGTGCAATGATGGCAATTGTCGCGGCAAAGGCCGAGAAGGCCCGGACGTGGCCGATGCGCCGCACCAGTCGCTGGGAATAAATGCAGCCAAGCACAAAACCTGTCGCCCAGGCCGTGCCGAGCAGGCCCAGCGATGTGGGGGAGAAGCCTTCTTCTGTTCCGCGCATAGGCAGCAACAGGCCATGCAGTCCGTTGCCTGCTAGCAGAAAGGCTGAGCCCAACATCAAAGAAAGGACTGGAAGTAGGTTGCGGTGCATGATGAACCAGTGTGTTAAAGCGTTTCGTAAATCGAGCGAACCGGGAATCAATGCCGGATATCAACAAACCTAGCTGATTGATGGGGATCATGTCAGGTTTAAGGCTGGACGGCGAATAGGGCGTAGTGCATGTCAACGAAAATACTGCTGGTTCTGGTTCTGGCCGCCATGGCGCTGCACCTGATCAAACCCTTCGGCCTTCCCGGCCTGAAGCGGCGATCCGATGTCTGGAAAATCGCGCTTATTCTGATTTTTGCAATGATGATGGCGCTGGTTCTGCGTCCGCAATGAATTGCGCCACATGCGCGGCCCAGTGCCTGTAGCCCAATGCATTGGCGTGAAAGCCGTCTGAAGCGAAGCCTTCAGGCCCTCCAACCCGGAGCGGGGCGACAGCCGTGGCGTAGCGTTCGCGGCAGAGCTGAACTCCCATGGCGTTGATGATCCCGGCGCGCAGGCCAAGCACGAATGCCAGCGACGCGGGCAGGGCCGGAACATGTCTCATGTTGACCACCGGAGACCAGTAAATCCGCGCTTCGGGCCAGCGGGCGTGGGCGGCGTAGAGCAGCCCTCCGAAACCCTTCTTGAACCGCGAGCGGGTGACGAAATTCTTGGCGTCATTGGTGCCAACAGTCAGCACCACATGGGTGTAATCGCGCTCTTCGATGTTCGGGATCACATGGTCGCGAATCTGGGCGGCAATGGCGGAATTGGCGCCGGCGTTGCGCCAGGAAACGGTTTTGCCCGTGGCGGCGTTCAAGCATGCGGCAATCTGGGGTCCCAGTGTATCTTCAATTCGTTCGGCGCCGACACCGGCGGCGGACGAATCCCCAAGCACCAACAGGCGAATTTCTGCAGGGCCTTCGCCAATCCGGCCTCTGGGCCGGCCGGTTGGCGGCGGAAGACGCGGCGCAATCTTGCGTACGCCAAGGCCCTTGATCAGGGCGACCGGGACAAGAAACCAACTGATGAGGCCAGCAAGGAAAGTGTTCATAGCTCGTAGTGTCTCTGCCTGTCTGAACCATCGTGCCTCCCGCAACCGGGGCACTCTAAAAGGAAACCCGCCATGTTGCCACGGCGGGTTGAAACCATTCCGGTTCGGTGAAGTCCGGTCAGCCCGCGCGAGACGCTTCGTAGATGCTGTCAATTGTGGTGGCAAGTGTCGCATCGTAATCGGCGTCTGTTTGGCCCTGCGACAGCCCCTCGGTCAAGGCGCGCGAGAAGGAGGCGATCACCCCCTTGTTGGTGCTGAGCAGACGGTTGGCCTCATCGCGAGAGTAGCCGCCAGACAGCGCCACGACGCGCATGACGCGCGGATCGTCGACCAGCGACGTGTAGCGATTGGCCACGGTCGGCAGCGACAGTTTCAGCATGACCTGCTGACCGGCAGGCACAGTGTCGAGGTGCCGCTGGATTGAGGCCAGCAGCAACTGTTCCGCTTCGTCCTTGTCGGTGATCTTGATATTCACTTCCGGTTCGAGAATTGGCATCAGCCCGTGGCTGAGGATTTGCCTGCCGAGTTCGAATTGCTGGGCGACGATCGCCTCGATCCCGTCCTTGTTGGCGGCATTGATGACCGAGCGCATCTTGGTGCCGAAGATATCCTTGGCGACGGCGCGCTCGAGAAGCGCGTCAAGGCCGTCGATTGGCTTCATCAATTGCACGCCGTTCTCTTCTTCCATCAAGCCCTTGTCGACTTTCAGAAACGGAACGACGCCGCATTTGTCCCAGAGATAATCGGCGGTGGGCACACCGTCGATTTCGCCATCCATGGTGCGCTCGAACAGGATTGCGCCGATCACCTTTTCCCCGCTGAATGCGGGTGACTTGATGATCCGGGCACGCATGGCGTGGATCAGCGCAAACATTTCCTCATCATTGGAATAGGCATCTTCTGCCACGCCGTAGAGCTTCAATGCCTTGGGTGTGGAGCCACCCGACTGATCGAGCGCTGCGATGAAGCCATCCTTCTTCGCCATTTGCTGCGCCATGGTTGCATTCATCATGCTTTGTCCCCCGTAATCAACATCTTGTGGGTTGCCTTAACAGATGCTGCAACGCGGTGAAACTAGGCTCATGGTGTATTGAAACGATTGAAAAATATTCAATCGTTTGAAAGGCTTGGAGAAACGCCAGGAGGGTTAACGGGGAAGGGGCTGAACCTCCGCCTCAGGCTTTCAGAACATCGACGCCGGGCAGTGGTTTGCCTTCCATCCACTCCAGAAAGGCACCGCCGGCAGTGGAAACATAAGTGAAGTCCTCGGCCACGCCGGCGTGATTGAGTGCAGCGACAGTGTCGCCTCCACCGGCGACTGACACCAGGAGGCCCTCCTCGGTGCGGCGGGCCGCATGTTGAGCAGCAGATACGGTGGCAGTGTCGAATGGCGGAATTTCAAAGGCACCAAGTGGACCATTCCAGACCAGCGTGTCGGCCTTGGTGATCCAGGCGTTGATCGCTTCAACGGATTTTGGTCCGACGTCGAGCATCATCGCATCGGCGGGGATGGCTGCAACATCAACGGTTTCATTGTCGGCGCCGGCTTTGAATTCGCGCGCCACCACACCATCAACAGGCAGCACGATTGCGCATCCCGATGCAGCCGCCTCGGCTTCGATTGCCTTGGCGGTTTCGGCGAGATCATGCTCGCACAGGGACTTGCCGACATCGATGCCACGCGCAGCCAGGAAGGTGTTGGCCATGCCGCCGCCGATCACAAGCGCATCGACCTTCTTGACCAGGTTTTTCAAGAGATCGATCTTCGACGAGACTTTGGCGCCGCCGACGATGGCGACAACAGGCCGGGCCGGATTGCCAAGACCCTTTTCGAGAGCAATCAGTTCAGCCTGCATCGTGCGGCCGGCATAGGCTGGCAAGAGATGGGCAAGTCCTTCGGTCGAAGCATGGGCGCGATGGGCTGCGGAAAAGGCGTCATTGACAAAGATGTCGCCATTTTTGGCCAGCGCTTTGGCAAACTCGGGGTCATTGGTTTCCTCGCCCGGATGGAAGCGGGTGTTTTCGAGCAGCAGGATGTCACCTTTGACCATTTCATCAACCGCTGTCCGGGCCGCTTCACCAATACAATCGCTCGCGAAATGGACGCGGTGATCAAGTACGTTTTCGACAACTCCGGAGATCGAATCCAGCGACATTGAGGGGACCGCTTGGCCCTTGGGACGACCAAAATGTGCAAGCAGGATCACCCGCGCGCCTTTGCCCGACAGTTCCATGATCGTGGGGGCAACCCTTTCAATGCGGGTGGTGTCGGTGACCTTGCCGTCCTTGACCGGAACATTGAGGTCAACCCGCAGCAGAACGCGCTTGCCGGAAACATCGGTGAGATCGTCGAGGGTCTTGAAAGCGGGCATTGCATGGTCCGATCGTCGAGTTGGTGTCCGGCTGGATTTCGGCGCGGAGATTACACCGCTCGGGGGACGACGCAAGGCGGGGAACGGAAATTCCTGCCTGCAGTCTTAGTCC is a window from the Hoeflea sp. IMCC20628 genome containing:
- a CDS encoding fructose bisphosphate aldolase, coding for MMNATMAQQMAKKDGFIAALDQSGGSTPKALKLYGVAEDAYSNDEEMFALIHAMRARIIKSPAFSGEKVIGAILFERTMDGEIDGVPTADYLWDKCGVVPFLKVDKGLMEEENGVQLMKPIDGLDALLERAVAKDIFGTKMRSVINAANKDGIEAIVAQQFELGRQILSHGLMPILEPEVNIKITDKDEAEQLLLASIQRHLDTVPAGQQVMLKLSLPTVANRYTSLVDDPRVMRVVALSGGYSRDEANRLLSTNKGVIASFSRALTEGLSQGQTDADYDATLATTIDSIYEASRAG
- a CDS encoding MFS transporter; this translates as MHRNLLPVLSLMLGSAFLLAGNGLHGLLLPMRGTEEGFSPTSLGLLGTAWATGFVLGCIYSQRLVRRIGHVRAFSAFAATIAIIALLTGLLVDPVSWILLRVVTGFSLAASFMIIESWLNERATNETRGMIFSLYMTVNYVAIVVGQMSIALGDVSQSTFFMIAGVLYCLALLPTAVSTASSPAPLKEVKLDLPLIFRNSPVSFVAMLMIGVANGAFGTLAPVFGANVGLTTIIVATMMSITIFSGAVMQIPAGRMSDRMDRRYVLAGLAAIAGAAGLAITVVKPSSIAVLFGLIALYGAMSYTLYSIIVAHANDYAASDQFVTVSGGLLLLYGVGTIVGPLLAGVVMAYDPYLLFAVTAAAHIAVAGYALYRSRMRAPVPVEDRDSFAATPSGRSATPESINLDPRASASED
- a CDS encoding NAD(P)H-quinone oxidoreductase, whose amino-acid sequence is MRAIEIRQPGGPDVLTLTEREMPVPGETELLVKVMAAGVNRPDCLQRQGAYPPPPGASDIPGLEIAGEVAAVGAAVTQFKPGDHVCGLVPGGGYAEYCTVDETNALPAPNSLTMTEAAAIPETFFTVWHNVFQRGGLKKGETFLVHGGTSGIGTTAIQLAKAFGARVLATAGSEAKCAAMLDLGADLAINYRETDFVDAVKQATDGKGANLILDMVGGDYINRNYKAAAIEGRIVQIAFLNGRKAEADFSLLMMKRLTHTGSTLRARDIGFKATIAAELRQHVWPLLSERKVLPVMDSIFPLDQASAAHQRMEDGDHIGKIALDIG
- a CDS encoding phosphoglycerate kinase, with the protein product MPAFKTLDDLTDVSGKRVLLRVDLNVPVKDGKVTDTTRIERVAPTIMELSGKGARVILLAHFGRPKGQAVPSMSLDSISGVVENVLDHRVHFASDCIGEAARTAVDEMVKGDILLLENTRFHPGEETNDPEFAKALAKNGDIFVNDAFSAAHRAHASTEGLAHLLPAYAGRTMQAELIALEKGLGNPARPVVAIVGGAKVSSKIDLLKNLVKKVDALVIGGGMANTFLAARGIDVGKSLCEHDLAETAKAIEAEAAASGCAIVLPVDGVVAREFKAGADNETVDVAAIPADAMMLDVGPKSVEAINAWITKADTLVWNGPLGAFEIPPFDTATVSAAQHAARRTEEGLLVSVAGGGDTVAALNHAGVAEDFTYVSTAGGAFLEWMEGKPLPGVDVLKA
- a CDS encoding SGNH/GDSL hydrolase family protein → MNTFLAGLISWFLVPVALIKGLGVRKIAPRLPPPTGRPRGRIGEGPAEIRLLVLGDSSAAGVGAERIEDTLGPQIAACLNAATGKTVSWRNAGANSAIAAQIRDHVIPNIEERDYTHVVLTVGTNDAKNFVTRSRFKKGFGGLLYAAHARWPEARIYWSPVVNMRHVPALPASLAFVLGLRAGIINAMGVQLCRERYATAVAPLRVGGPEGFASDGFHANALGYRHWAAHVAQFIADAEPAPSSLQKSE